A DNA window from Allokutzneria albata contains the following coding sequences:
- a CDS encoding DUF6247 family protein — protein MHFPPDPPDMSPRAIRAALLPEEVDAFDADYRRALKTAAEALSLDELHGMLEHWHRIARMTQADPAAHRRMLQRADRTLRTGATQPGSASADQVKALIRERLGL, from the coding sequence ATGCACTTCCCGCCCGATCCGCCGGACATGAGTCCGCGCGCGATCCGGGCTGCGCTGTTGCCCGAAGAGGTGGACGCTTTCGACGCCGACTACCGCCGCGCGCTCAAGACCGCCGCGGAAGCGCTCAGCCTGGATGAACTGCACGGGATGCTGGAGCACTGGCACCGCATCGCCCGCATGACCCAGGCGGACCCGGCGGCGCATCGCCGGATGCTCCAGCGAGCCGACCGAACCCTGCGGACCGGTGCGACCCAGCCGGGCAGCGCGTCGGCCGATCAGGTGAAGGCCCTGATCCGGGAGCGACTGGGCCTGTAG